Genomic window (Gammaproteobacteria bacterium):
CGCCTTGCGCGCGATAGACGCCGGTGGCGGTGAGATCCTCGACGGACTGATAATGCAGCAGTCGCAACTCCTCCTCCAGCGCGTCCGCGCTGAGCGCTTTGCCTGCGTAAATTTCCAGCGGTCGCGCGAACACCCGCGCCGGCAACTCCCAGCGCGCGCCCTCGAAGCGCTCGCGCACCTGATGATCGAGATATGCCGCGTAGCCCATGATGGCCACCACGCCAATCAGGGCCATCACCCAGGCGCCGGCGAAGACGCCGCGGCGCAGCGCCGAGAACTTGCGCCCACGACGCGCGCGTGCCGGTTTGCGTTTTGGCGTACGGCGACTGGTGGGCGCGCGCGCGGATTTCGCGCGGGGACGTTTAGCCATCCTTACTAATCGATACCGGTTGACAGGCGACCTATTGTAATTCAACCCCATGGCAAAACGACCATGGCAAAACGACTTCGTATTTTCACCTGGCGTGAGACGAGCGATCAGCACCCTTGACTGCGCGCGACATTGTGCGCAACTGGCTATTGCAACGGGCAAGTGTGATTGTCAATAATGCACACGCATTGGCCGTGAAAGCAGTCTTGGCGCAGGCCGCGCGACCTCGAATCCCTGAACGCGCGGCCTTCCATCCCCGATTGTCAGCGCCCCGGGTTTTTGTCTCTTGGTGTTACCGCGTTCGTGATCATCGTTGTTATAGCCAGTCGAGTGCGCATCGTGTCTGCTTACGCGGGCGCCGCCGACATTGGACCTGACATTGGATGGAAGTCGTAACACTTTGCCGCTTTAATCCGGCTGATCTCGCCCAAGCCCCGAATGCAGGCGTCGTTATCCCACCTAATGAAAAAAAATTGAGGATACGTCATGAAACATTCCGGTTACGGCTTTGCGCCGTCGCTGGTCCACGGCGCGTTTGCCGTGTTGCTCGGTCTGGTTACGGTCGCCGCCGCGAACGCCGCCCCCCAGGCGGATGCACCTGCAAGGATGCGTGTCGAACTGATTGATCAGGCCCGCAACATGATGGGCACACCCTACGTATGGGGCGGCGCCACACCCGACGGCTTCGATTGCAGCGGCCTGGTGCAATACAGCTTTTATCAGATCGGC
Coding sequences:
- a CDS encoding C40 family peptidase; amino-acid sequence: MKHSGYGFAPSLVHGAFAVLLGLVTVAAANAAPQADAPARMRVELIDQARNMMGTPYVWGGATPDGFDCSGLVQYSFYQIGVKVPRTAALQVEASQPVAIDSLRPGDLLFFDTTNRYSHVGIYVGKGRFIHAPRTGRDVSISTLHSPYWNDALSRAGSFLN